A region from the Rhinoderma darwinii isolate aRhiDar2 chromosome 2, aRhiDar2.hap1, whole genome shotgun sequence genome encodes:
- the AQP11 gene encoding aquaporin-11: protein MHLLLGSVALVGCLVVLCELLRSVTRWKVRSGLAQDLLIEVVSTLQLSCCTREMVLLGTLGGIQPWLALTLTYLLTVLHCLTSQGATCNPCGSLEQWLRALAPGSHIILKVAAQFVGAALSRVLMPNLWLLGLSPLHEWDEGCRSPLNMAPWQGALVEMTCALSLFLALHFLPRVKSQYRPHVVALTITAIVYSGGPLTGAVFNPALAFAVVFLCQGNSLLQYIIVYWIGPIIGMVVSIVILERSIPKLRRDKAPQRHVKRD, encoded by the exons ATGCATCTGCTGCTGGGCTCTGTGGCCCTGGTTGGCTGCTTGGTGGTACTATGTGAGCTGCTGCGCTCGGTGACCCGCTGGAAGGTACGCTCAGGACTGGCACAAGATCTGCTCATAGAAGTTGTGTCTACCCTGCAGCTGAGCTGCTGCACCAGGGAGATGGTCCTGCTGGGCACTTTAGGTGGCATCCAGCCCTGGCTGGCACTGACCCTCACCTACCTGCTGACTGTTCTGCACTGCTTGACCTCTCAAGGGGCCACCTGTAATCCATGTGGCAGTTTGGAGCAATGGCTGCGGGCACTGGCCCCCGGGTCACACATCATCCTGAAGGTGGCAGCACAGTTTGTTGGTGCTgccctgtcccgggtgctgatgcCCAACCTCTGGCTGCTGGGACTGTCCCCTCTACATGAGTGGGATGAGGGGTGCAGGAGCCCCCTGAATATGGCACCGTGGCAGGGGGCCCTGGTGGAGATGACCTGTGCCCTTAGCCTCTTCCTGGCCCTTCACTTTCTTCCTCGAGTGAAATCCCAGTACCGGCCCCACGTGGTCGCCCTGACCATCACCGCCATCGTCTATTCCG GTGGACCGCTGACAGGAGCCGTGTTTAACCCTGCGCTGGCCTTTGCGGTTGTGTTCTTGTGCCAAGGAAACAGCTTGCTGCAGTACATCATTGTGTACTGGATCGGCCCGATCATCG GCATGGTTGTCTCCATCGTGATATTGGAACGCTCCATTCCTAAACTCAGGCGGGATAAAGCCCCTCAACGTCACGTCAAGAGAGACTAG